The genomic interval gaagaagcagcagcagcgtcCCCACTAAGCGACTCCGACCGCGACCAAATCGACACCTCCACCTCTCTCGTCCTCCACGATCTAAGCAACTCCATCTCAACACTATCCAGCGCCGAGACGCTCCGCCACGAAACGGCGACGAGTATCCTGCGGAAGAAATACGGGCGGTCGGTCGCGGGGCGGGTGCTTGCGAAATGGGCTTCGGGGTCTGGGGCGCTTGGTGATGGGGAGagtgaggaggggaagagcgAGGAGCAGGTtcgggaggaagagggggtGAGGGTTATGCAGGTTGTGAGGGGGAGTGTGGTTTGGTTTTTGCGGAGGGGGTTGGAGGATGTGGTTTCTTTGCAGAGAGGGTTAGTGGAGAGGAGGATTGAGAGGGTTActgagagggagaggagtgTGCTTTTTAAGGGGGGGTCTGGGGGGTTGAGTGCTCGTGGTACCGCTGCTGGTGGGGGTACTGGTGGTGTTGGTTCTGGGAGTGGGTTTGCGGTGGATGACACGGTGGGTTTGAAGGGTGCTGGGATGGATGAGAGTGAGGTCAGGGCTATTGAGGAGGAGTTGTCGGCGGAGCAGTTGCAGCTCTTTGAGGCGGAGAATGATGCCATGGTTAGGTATTATGAGGATACCTTGAGTAAGGTCCAGTATGTTTCTCCATCCCTCGACAGCGGTCTTGTGTTTAAAGGTGTTGGTTTATGGGACTGAGCTAATGTTCGGCAGGAATGCGGAGAAGTCGCTTTTGGAGATCTCGTCGTTGCAGCAGACGCTGGTGTCGCATCTTTCTACGCAGGAGGAGTATATTTCTCAACTCGTCACGGATGCGGAGTCGACGCAGACGAATATCGGGCGCGGAAATAAGGAGTTGAAGAGGGCGAGTGAGCGACGGAGTGCGGCGCAGGCAGTGTTCTGGGGCACGGTTGGGTTGTGTACCTCGTTGATTGTTTGGGATCTGATCTTCTAGATTCTAATCTAGGATGTGGGGATGGAGATAGTTGCACGACGGGGTGTAATATTCCATACTGTACTTATTATACTACATTATTAATTCTCATGAGTGATGCAGATACTTGATCTATATTTAGGGGATATATAACCGCTATCTGAATGACGAATAAAGTGGACATGGCATCAATGAAAAAAGGTACAGGGAAATGAATTTTACGATGTCTCCCGGACGACACTGTCGACTGCCTCTGCGAAGTAGTCGATGTTATGTGTGTTGAGGCCGGCCATCGAGATTCGGCCATTCTTGGTCTGGCATGACGGTTAGCTTGATCGTTCCAAGTGGCCTGACTCCGAGACCCGACAGAAATGCCGACCGGATACCCGGTCCAATCATCGGCAGCACGGAATATGAGTACTAGCGGTGAACTTACCATATAGATGTGCCACTTCTCCCGCAACAACTTGACCTGTGCTTCACTCAAGCCTGTGAAACTGAACATGCCGATTTGATCCGTCACATGGTTCCATGTGCCCGGTGTGCCCTTGGCCTCTAGACGCTCACGCAGGCCCTTCCGCATCTCCGCAATGCGTCCACTCATCGTCCGGAGGTCTTCCTCCCACTCCGCGAACAAGGTAGCGTCATTTAGAATGCGGCTGGCGAT from Aspergillus flavus chromosome 7, complete sequence carries:
- a CDS encoding snare protein, translating into MTDLTPTLNAILLERQSPPIPIKTYNKTSPADEFLKEAYRINKHITSLTTYLQKIRPQYLSLTKPPRHKPSSPKSGEEAAAASPLSDSDRDQIDTSTSLVLHDLSNSISTLSSAETLRHETATSILRKKYGRSVAGRVLAKWASGSGALGDGESEEGKSEEQVREEEGVRVMQVVRGSVVWFLRRGLEDVVSLQRGLVERRIERVTERERSVLFKGGSGGLSARGTAAGGGTGGVGSGSGFAVDDTVGLKGAGMDESEVRAIEEELSAEQLQLFEAENDAMVRYYEDTLSKVQNAEKSLLEISSLQQTLVSHLSTQEEYISQLVTDAESTQTNIGRGNKELKRASERRSAAQAVFWGTVGLCTSLIVWDLIF